The Dreissena polymorpha isolate Duluth1 chromosome 8, UMN_Dpol_1.0, whole genome shotgun sequence genome includes the window tcatGAAGCTCGCTATCATTCTCCGTCATCTGGCAACAGGAGATAGCTATGCAacccttcaatatgatttccggGTAGCCAGAACCACAGTAGTCCTAGTAGTGAGAGCAGGATGCGATGCACTGGCGATGGAGCTGAAACATGACCTGATTGATTGTCCTGTTGATAGTGACGCTTGGGAACGCGTTGCCGAGGAGTTCAAGTCGCGATGGAATGTTCCACATGCATGTGGAGCTCTGGATGGGAAACATGTTGCCATCAAAAAGCTTCCACAGACAGGGACCATGTACCATAACTACAAAGGCTTTTTCTCAATCGTCCTTATGGCCTTGGTAGATGAAAACTATAAGTTTATGTGGATAGATGTTGGTGGTTTGGGAAGCCAGTCCGATGCTCAGATCTACAACCAGTCCGAACTGAAAGAATGTTTGGAAGACGGCTCTATTGGACTTCCTCCTCCGTCACCCTTGCCAAACGATGACCAGGATTTCCTATACTTTCTGCTAGGAGATGATGCATTTGGCCTTCGCTCATTCCTCATGAAGCCATTATCGGACCGTACTCTGACAAGAGAGGAACTGATTGCCAACTACAGGATTTCCAGAGCAAGATGTGTGGTAGAAAATGCCTTCGGTATTTTGGCACATCGTTGGAGAGTCCTCTTGGCAACGATGCAACAGATGCCACTGACTGCACAGGTTATCATTGAATCGTGTGTGTGCCTTCATAACTTCATCCGTATTCGAAACCCGGCTATTCAGAACATTCAATTAGATAACGAAGATGGTGCCCACAACCTCGTACCTGGTTTATGAAGACAAGACGACAACCTACAAGACGAAGATATGCCACAGGGAGGAAACAGAGACACGGTTGCGGCCAAGAGACAACGGGACTACTTAAAAGACAATTTCAATAGCCCTGCTGGACTTATGCCATGGCAGGATAGAATGGTGGTAGTATAGATGCCATATAACAGGACATTTAGAGAACGATCTTTGACATGTGATTATCGTGGTATTTTGGTGTAAATGCTATAGTTTAATTGATACGAATGGCGAATAgcatatgagtcatgttctgagaaaactaggcatagtgcatgtgtgtaaaaagtcgtcccaaattagcctgtgcagtccgcacaggctaatcagagacgacactgtccgcttaaattagatttttgctaagacgaaacttcatttaaacgaaaaatgtaatacaatcagaaagtgccgtccctgattagcctgcgcggactgcacaggcttatcaatttTACATTGAGTACCTTTAGCATCCAAATATGTTTTAGATTAAATGTAGATACACACTGTCAaaatattgtcaaacaaaataaaattatttgaacgCAGGCAGTATAATAAGCAAATTATTGAAATAGTAAACTACATTTGTAAATGTAGTCAGGATAAGTTTACTAAGTTTCATTGGTATCACTCTTCTTTATGACAGTAAACATATTGTTTCATAGTTTCAACAGCAACAAAATAACCACTTTAAATGTAACTACACAGTTGAAAAATGTAATTATCGAAATAGTATACCTCGCACTATATCTACTGATTTGCACTAGTGTCATTGATAAAGGGACTCTCGTGTTGATCCTGGTCTAGCAATGGCATGCTCAGCATTGTGGTATACTCAGGTGTGAAGCTGTTGTCCGGCGGTGAGTCAACAATATTGTACTGAGTGGTGTTGAGTACAGAGTTGGATTGCTAAATTCCTGGTTGTCGCTGTTGCGGTATAGAGGAATGTTGTTCCTGCGATAGGGACGACAGTCTTTGGTTTTGCTGGTGTTGAGGGTTGAAATATCTCTGAGATTGATTATGTTGGGATGATTGCTGGTAATAAGGAACTTGTTGATTAACCCATGCAGGGTCTGCGGATCCCCAAACACTAACGGGGTTCTGCACAGTTGATGGCCACATAGGCGGAAGTGGTTGCGAACACACTGATCTAGCAGgccctgttgttgttgttggaggTGGTGGACATTGTTGGTCTCTTTTGAGATCATTATCTTTTTCTTTATACACCAGGACAGTCTTCATGAT containing:
- the LOC127840531 gene encoding putative nuclease HARBI1 encodes the protein MKLAIILRHLATGDSYATLQYDFRVARTTVVLVVRAGCDALAMELKHDLIDCPVDSDAWERVAEEFKSRWNVPHACGALDGKHVAIKKLPQTGTMYHNYKGFFSIVLMALVDENYKFMWIDVGGLGSQSDAQIYNQSELKECLEDGSIGLPPPSPLPNDDQDFLYFLLGDDAFGLRSFLMKPLSDRTLTREELIANYRISRARCVVENAFGILAHRWRVLLATMQQMPLTAQVIIESCVCLHNFIRIRNPAIQNIQLDNEDGAHNLVPGL